One stretch of Saccharopolyspora erythraea DNA includes these proteins:
- the metE gene encoding 5-methyltetrahydropteroyltriglutamate--homocysteine S-methyltransferase yields the protein MTTKIGSTVLGYPRIGPNRELKRALESYWASRSSAEDLREVARQLRVDTWRTLQDAGLDSVPGNTFSYYDQVLDTAVTFGAVPPRYTELGLNPLDTYFAMARGVDSTPPLEMTKWFDTNYHYLVPEIGPDTRFSLTDRTPVRQFQEAADLGVTTRPVLVGPLTFLLLSKAAEGAPESFRPLDKLDELLTAYAELLGELKRAGAEWVQLDEPAFAADRSQAELDALRAAYRKLGELTDRPNLLVAGYFGDLGDALDVLASAPVEALGVDLVAGSSTVDKLSTLSGLRDKTLVAGLVDGRNIWRTDLDKALTTGATLLGLAGEVAVGTSCSLLHVPYDVEAEEQIDPQVKSWLAFAVQKVREVVVLGRALREGRDAVADELAAAAAAVADRAKADRVRNNRVQARLQSLRPEHSRRNDYALRQEAQEKSLRLPPLPTTTIGSFPQTTDVRKARAELRKGTIDEAAYNQRMRDEIQRVIKLQEDLGLDVLVHGEPERNDMVQYFSEHMEGFVSTHKGWVQSYGSRCVRPPILFGDVSRPNPMTVDWATYAQKQTEKPVKGMLTGPVTILAWSFVRDDQPLADTAKQVALAIRDEVHDLESAGIRMVQVDEPALRELLPLRSVQHKEYLDWAVESFRLATSGVADSTQIHTHLCYSEFGDVINAIVALEADVTSIEAARSRMEVLADLNAVGFAKGVGPGVYDIHSPRVPETEEVTDLLRAALEAVPAQRLWVNPDCGLKTRGYTEVEAALKNMISATAAVRPTLR from the coding sequence GCCAGCTGCGCGTCGACACCTGGCGCACGCTCCAGGACGCGGGGCTGGACTCCGTCCCCGGCAACACGTTCTCGTACTACGACCAGGTGCTCGACACCGCGGTCACCTTCGGCGCTGTTCCCCCGCGCTACACCGAGCTGGGGCTGAACCCGCTGGACACCTACTTCGCCATGGCGCGGGGCGTGGACTCCACGCCGCCGCTGGAGATGACGAAGTGGTTCGACACCAACTACCACTACCTCGTTCCCGAGATCGGCCCGGACACGCGGTTCTCGCTGACCGACCGGACTCCGGTGCGGCAGTTCCAGGAAGCCGCGGACCTGGGCGTCACCACGCGGCCGGTGCTGGTCGGCCCGCTGACCTTCCTGCTGCTGTCCAAGGCCGCCGAAGGCGCGCCGGAGTCGTTCCGCCCGTTGGACAAGCTCGACGAGCTGCTGACCGCCTACGCCGAACTGCTCGGTGAGCTCAAGCGGGCCGGAGCCGAATGGGTCCAGCTCGACGAGCCCGCCTTCGCCGCCGACCGCTCGCAGGCGGAACTGGACGCGCTGCGCGCGGCCTACCGCAAGCTCGGCGAGCTGACCGACCGGCCGAACCTGCTGGTGGCCGGGTACTTCGGTGATCTCGGTGACGCGCTGGACGTGCTGGCCTCCGCCCCGGTCGAGGCGCTCGGCGTCGACCTCGTGGCCGGTTCCTCCACTGTGGACAAGCTGTCGACGCTGTCCGGGCTGCGGGACAAGACGCTGGTCGCCGGCCTGGTCGACGGCCGCAACATCTGGCGCACCGACCTCGACAAGGCGTTGACCACCGGCGCGACCCTGCTGGGCCTGGCCGGCGAAGTGGCCGTCGGCACCTCGTGCTCGCTGCTGCACGTGCCCTACGACGTCGAGGCCGAGGAGCAGATCGACCCGCAGGTCAAGTCCTGGCTGGCCTTCGCGGTGCAGAAGGTGCGCGAGGTCGTCGTGCTGGGCCGCGCGCTGCGCGAGGGACGCGACGCCGTCGCCGACGAGCTGGCGGCAGCCGCCGCCGCGGTCGCCGACCGCGCCAAGGCCGACCGCGTCCGCAACAACCGCGTCCAGGCCCGGCTGCAATCGCTGCGGCCCGAGCACTCCCGCCGCAACGACTACGCGCTGCGCCAGGAGGCTCAGGAGAAGTCGCTGCGGCTGCCTCCGCTGCCGACGACGACCATCGGTTCCTTCCCGCAGACCACCGACGTCCGCAAGGCGCGCGCGGAACTGCGCAAGGGCACCATCGACGAGGCCGCCTACAACCAGCGCATGCGCGACGAGATCCAGCGCGTGATCAAGCTGCAGGAGGACCTCGGACTGGACGTGCTGGTGCACGGCGAGCCCGAGCGCAACGACATGGTGCAGTACTTCTCCGAGCACATGGAGGGCTTCGTCAGCACCCACAAGGGCTGGGTGCAGTCCTACGGCTCGCGCTGCGTGCGCCCGCCGATCCTGTTCGGCGACGTCTCCCGCCCGAACCCCATGACCGTCGACTGGGCCACCTACGCCCAGAAGCAGACCGAGAAGCCGGTCAAGGGGATGCTCACCGGCCCGGTGACGATCCTGGCATGGTCGTTCGTCCGCGACGACCAGCCGCTGGCCGACACCGCCAAGCAGGTCGCGCTGGCCATCCGCGACGAGGTGCACGACCTCGAGTCGGCCGGCATCCGGATGGTCCAGGTCGACGAGCCCGCGCTGCGCGAGCTGCTGCCGCTGCGCTCGGTCCAGCACAAGGAGTACCTGGACTGGGCGGTGGAGTCGTTCCGGCTGGCCACCTCCGGCGTCGCCGACTCCACGCAGATCCACACCCACCTGTGCTACTCGGAGTTCGGTGACGTGATCAACGCGATCGTCGCCCTGGAGGCCGACGTCACCAGCATCGAGGCGGCCCGCTCCCGCATGGAGGTGCTGGCCGACCTCAACGCGGTCGGCTTCGCCAAGGGCGTCGGTCCCGGCGTGTACGACATCCACTCGCCGCGCGTGCCCGAGACCGAGGAGGTGACCGACCTCCTGCGCGCCGCGCTGGAGGCCGTTCCGGCCCAGCGGCTGTGGGTCAACCCCGACTGCGGTCTGAAGACCCGCGGCTACACCGAGGTCGAGGCCGCCCTGAAGAACATGATCAGCGCGACCGCCGCGGTGCGCCCGACGCTGCGCTGA